AGCGCAACAGCATGGCCGCACTCAGGATTTGCGCCAGGGGATTGGCCACATCTTTGCCGGCAATATCCGGGGCGCTGCCATGCACCGGCTCAAACACCCCTGGCCCCCCCTCCCCCAAACTGGCCGACGGCAACATGCCAATACTGCCGGTCAACATGGCCGCCTCGTCCGACAGAATATCGCCAAACAAGTTGCTGGTGACGATCACATCAAATTGTTTGGGCCAGCGAATCAGTTGCATGGCGGCGTTGTCCACATACAAGTGGGTTAAGGTCACGTCGGGGTAATCCTGGGCTAGGGCATTCATGCGCTGGCGCCAAAGTTGGGAGACCTCCAGGACGTTGGCTTTGTCCACCGAGCAGAGCTGTTGGCGGCGCTTTTGGGCAGCCTGAAACGCCACCCGTCCGATGCGGTCAATTTCACTGGCCCGATAGGTCATGGTGTTGACCGCCCGTTGCTCCCCGGTTTCGGTGGTGAAAATGCCCTTGGGTTGGCCAAAATAAATCCCGCCGGTGAGTTCCCGCACCACCAGAATATCTACACCGCTGACGATGTCGGGTTTCAGGGGCGAGGCCGCCACCAGTTCGGGAAACACCTTGGCCGGACGTAGGTTGGCAAAAAGACCCAATCCCGCGCGCAACCCCAACAGAGCCTGTTCCGGGCGCAGATGGCTGGGCAACTCATCCCACTGGGGTCCCCCCACCGCCCCCAATAGCACCCCATCGCTGGTGCGGCACAACTCTAGGGTCTCCGGCGGCAAAGGTTGGCCCGTTTGGTCAAGGGCAGCACCCCCGAT
This DNA window, taken from Gloeomargarita sp. SRBZ-1_bins_9, encodes the following:
- the leuB gene encoding 3-isopropylmalate dehydrogenase; this encodes MTRRCYRIAVLPGDGIGPEIMAVTLTVLEKVGQKFGLDFVFQEALIGGAALDQTGQPLPPETLELCRTSDGVLLGAVGGPQWDELPSHLRPEQALLGLRAGLGLFANLRPAKVFPELVAASPLKPDIVSGVDILVVRELTGGIYFGQPKGIFTTETGEQRAVNTMTYRASEIDRIGRVAFQAAQKRRQQLCSVDKANVLEVSQLWRQRMNALAQDYPDVTLTHLYVDNAAMQLIRWPKQFDVIVTSNLFGDILSDEAAMLTGSIGMLPSASLGEGGPGVFEPVHGSAPDIAGKDVANPLAQILSAAMLLRYGLNELEAADALEAAVSQVLQQGYRTGDIYTEGTKRVGCREMGAQVAAALA